The Kitasatospora sp. NBC_00374 genome has a segment encoding these proteins:
- a CDS encoding GNAT family N-acetyltransferase, whose protein sequence is MESEIVIRVGGEADADAVAALHAESWRTAYAGLVPDEALGDGMPAERRELWQIRLGADYGEPANTPTLLVAEGRGGDLLGFAYLVPEEDGRALLDNLHVRPGRTGGGIGRRLLRAALDSTPAPVRLEVLRANVRAVAFYEREGGVRTAEGTAAFPGGYTLPEYEYGWPAARVSGRTP, encoded by the coding sequence ATGGAATCGGAGATCGTCATCAGGGTGGGCGGCGAGGCCGACGCGGACGCCGTCGCGGCCCTGCACGCGGAGAGCTGGCGGACGGCCTACGCGGGTCTGGTCCCGGACGAGGCGCTCGGCGACGGGATGCCGGCCGAGCGGCGCGAGCTCTGGCAAATCCGGCTCGGCGCCGACTACGGCGAGCCGGCCAACACCCCGACCCTGCTGGTCGCCGAGGGCCGGGGCGGCGACCTGCTCGGCTTCGCCTACCTGGTCCCGGAGGAGGACGGCCGGGCACTGCTCGACAACCTGCACGTCCGGCCCGGCCGCACGGGCGGCGGCATCGGCCGCAGGCTGCTGCGGGCGGCCCTGGACAGCACCCCCGCGCCGGTCCGGCTGGAGGTGCTGCGGGCCAACGTCCGGGCGGTCGCGTTCTACGAGCGCGAGGGCGGGGTGCGTACGGCGGAGGGCACGGCCGCGTTCCCGGGCGGGTACACGCTGCCCGAGTACGAGTACGGCTGGCCCGCCGCCAGGGTCAGTGGTCGTACACCGTGA
- a CDS encoding MFS transporter yields the protein MFAPYRRVLSAPGSLAFTLAGLLARLAFAMTGVATLVLIADRRGSYALAGAVSATGVIAAAVGMPLLGRLVDRHGQARVAVPAVLAGVAPLLGLVFCARTGAPDWTLFACWAAAATAPNIGGMARARWAHLYRDDETARHRANSLEQALDELCFMAGPVLAMLLSTGIAPEAGLLTAGALCTTGVLLFAAQRSTEPPVRPAPAGGRAPLRSAGLRVLVLTFLATGVVFGSLEVTTVAYTDALGHKPLAGVLLALVAAGSCVCGLAFGLVRPRRSPAVRLLAGVAAMAALLLLPVAAALTGAGLAVLAVALLAAGCGTAPTMVSGMTLVQELLPRRQLNEGMAVAVAGILVGISVGAALGGAVAERTAPGTGYWVPVTGAALALLIATAGRRRLRRTA from the coding sequence GTGTTCGCCCCGTACCGCCGTGTCCTGTCCGCCCCCGGCAGCCTCGCCTTCACCCTGGCCGGACTGCTCGCCCGGCTCGCGTTCGCGATGACCGGCGTCGCCACCCTGGTGCTGATCGCCGACCGCCGCGGCTCGTACGCGCTGGCCGGCGCCGTCTCCGCCACCGGTGTGATCGCCGCCGCGGTGGGCATGCCGCTGCTCGGCCGGCTGGTCGACCGGCACGGCCAGGCCCGGGTCGCCGTACCGGCCGTGCTGGCCGGGGTCGCGCCGCTGCTCGGACTGGTGTTCTGCGCCCGCACCGGCGCGCCGGACTGGACGCTCTTCGCCTGCTGGGCGGCAGCCGCGACGGCACCCAACATCGGCGGCATGGCCCGCGCCCGCTGGGCCCACCTGTACCGGGACGACGAGACCGCCCGGCACCGCGCCAACTCGCTCGAACAGGCTCTGGACGAGCTGTGCTTCATGGCGGGCCCGGTCCTGGCGATGCTGCTGAGCACCGGGATAGCCCCCGAGGCCGGACTGCTGACCGCCGGCGCCCTGTGCACCACCGGCGTCCTGCTGTTCGCCGCCCAGCGCTCCACCGAACCACCGGTCCGGCCGGCCCCGGCCGGCGGCCGGGCGCCGCTGCGCTCCGCCGGGCTGCGGGTGCTGGTCCTGACCTTCCTGGCGACCGGCGTGGTCTTCGGCTCCCTGGAGGTCACCACCGTGGCGTACACCGACGCACTCGGCCACAAGCCGCTGGCGGGGGTGCTCCTGGCCCTGGTGGCCGCGGGGTCCTGCGTCTGCGGGCTGGCGTTCGGGCTGGTCCGGCCGCGCCGTTCGCCGGCCGTCCGGCTGCTGGCCGGGGTGGCCGCGATGGCCGCGCTGCTGCTCCTGCCGGTCGCCGCCGCGCTGACCGGGGCCGGCCTCGCCGTGCTCGCGGTGGCCCTGCTGGCGGCCGGGTGCGGAACGGCTCCGACCATGGTGAGCGGCATGACGCTGGTTCAGGAGCTGCTGCCGCGACGGCAGCTCAACGAGGGCATGGCGGTCGCCGTGGCCGGAATCCTGGTCGGGATCTCCGTCGGGGCCGCCCTCGGCGGCGCGGTCGCCGAGCGGACGGCCCCGGGCACCGGCTACTGGGTGCCGGTCACCGGGGCCGCACTGGCCCTGCTGATCGCCACCGCCGGACGCCGCCGGCTGCGACGCACGGCCTGA
- a CDS encoding helix-turn-helix domain-containing protein, with protein MTQESSHRVAVIVDEGSNPFELGVATELFGLRRPELDRPWYGFTLCAARPEVVMHGGFFTLSAVADLSAVDAADTVIVPNRPDPQVPPSAAVLDAVRRAAGRGARLVSFCTGTFTLAAAGALDGRRATTHWRWAQRFASMYPRVRLEPDVLFVDDGDVLTAAGSAAALDLGLHLIRRDHGAEVANTVSRRLVFAAHRDGGQRQFVEHPVPAVPDTSLGPLLDWARERLDRPLTVAELADRAAVSAATLHRRFRTGLGTTPLAWLTAERVALACRMIEQGELRLERVARLSGLGSTANLRAQLRRRTGLSPSGYRRRFGPPAEG; from the coding sequence ATGACGCAAGAATCCTCGCACCGGGTGGCCGTCATCGTCGACGAGGGCTCGAACCCCTTCGAGCTGGGCGTCGCCACCGAGCTGTTCGGTCTGCGGCGCCCCGAACTCGACCGGCCCTGGTACGGGTTCACCCTCTGTGCGGCCCGACCCGAGGTCGTCATGCACGGCGGGTTCTTCACCCTCTCCGCGGTGGCGGACCTGTCCGCCGTCGACGCCGCCGACACCGTGATCGTGCCCAACCGGCCCGACCCGCAGGTGCCGCCGTCCGCCGCCGTGCTCGATGCGGTCCGGCGCGCCGCCGGCCGCGGCGCCCGGCTGGTGAGCTTCTGCACCGGCACGTTCACCCTGGCCGCGGCCGGTGCGCTGGACGGCCGCCGCGCCACCACCCACTGGCGCTGGGCACAGCGGTTCGCCTCGATGTACCCGCGGGTGCGCCTGGAGCCGGACGTCCTCTTCGTCGACGACGGTGACGTCCTCACCGCCGCGGGCAGCGCGGCCGCCCTCGACCTCGGGCTGCACCTGATCCGGCGCGACCACGGCGCCGAGGTGGCCAACACGGTGAGCCGCCGGCTGGTGTTCGCCGCCCACCGGGACGGCGGGCAGCGTCAGTTCGTCGAACACCCCGTCCCGGCGGTGCCGGACACCTCGCTCGGGCCGCTGCTCGACTGGGCCCGGGAACGGCTCGACCGGCCGCTCACCGTCGCCGAACTCGCGGACCGGGCCGCCGTCAGCGCGGCCACCCTGCACCGCCGGTTCCGCACCGGGCTCGGCACCACACCGCTGGCCTGGCTCACCGCCGAACGGGTCGCCCTCGCCTGTCGGATGATCGAGCAGGGCGAACTGCGGCTGGAACGGGTGGCCCGGCTCAGCGGTCTGGGCAGCACCGCCAACCTGCGGGCCCAGCTCCGCCGCCGCACCGGCCTCAGCCCCAGCGGATACCGGCGCCGCTTCGGTCCGCCGGCCGAGGGGTGA
- a CDS encoding DEAD/DEAH box helicase, with translation MYALHAIWRFDGRLALWAEDAHAFRTARAESGSRAHPYACPAATVAQLLGGIAPSLGWLADQGAERWTGLRLPTLGGRPAPSPDLPVGVTTGPVPLAAWRVPGLLFEPAEAAQLLGGLYDPRWAGATAELPGTGPVEVAYGASLRWLTAVHDLAWRLLGRGLVLPVLREEDGAAYARWQAAPDAAAREEAAALAAGCPPVCRAEDLPGGEPGGRALLDALLDTLVDQEARAALADTGPPAGEGPTEQWLAALATTDGRLDTAPAGLRERLAAWYGERPEHRPLRLCLRLSEPLGPADDDPDGLPALDGWRLDFLLQPVERPSLVVTAADLWTSGPAAAALTAALADPAPATGGAAGTPAADPAELYRAELERAALHRPELRPALRSSRPTGLDLDRAGALDFLREAAPVLADAGFGVLLPAWWQRRPRLGLLLTARTPTPGAVQHRGKIDRDDVLDFRWQLAVGELALTRQELTELAAAQQGLVRLRGQWVEVDAGQIAAALDFLTRHGAGVIDTAELLRLALADATPVPGLPVTAVHADGPIGDLLAGKAAVAAPAPALPADFTAVLRPYQERGLAWLDALARLGLGAVLADDMGLGKTVQTLALLAVEKARGATGPTLLVCPMSLVGNWQRETARFAPALRVHVHHGADRELPDTTADLVVTTYGLVQRDLAALRRTHWRRIVADEAQHIKNSGAGQSRAIRSLRSGPRIALTGTPVENRLAELHAILDFANPGLFGSAESFKERFAIPVEQSGNLDAAARLQRLTGPFVLRRHKSDPAVAADLPAKQEFTVRCSLTAEQAGLYQAVVADLLARLQGIRGVERKGAVLAAIGRLKQVCNHPAHLLRDGSALAGRSGKLERLEALLTEALAEGDRALVFTQYAEFGARLQPYLAGRLGREVLYLHGGVPKRQRDELVARFQSPDGPPVFLLSLKAGGTGLNLTAANQVIHLDRWWNPAVEDQATDRAFRIGQHRDVQVRRLVCVGTVEERIAELIETKRTLARTVVGEGEQWLTELPAEQLRDLLTLSADAIGE, from the coding sequence ATGTACGCCCTGCACGCGATCTGGCGCTTCGACGGCCGCCTCGCGCTGTGGGCCGAGGACGCGCACGCCTTCCGTACCGCCCGGGCCGAGTCCGGCAGCCGCGCCCACCCCTACGCCTGCCCCGCCGCCACCGTGGCTCAGCTGCTCGGCGGCATCGCCCCGAGCCTCGGCTGGCTCGCCGACCAGGGTGCCGAACGCTGGACCGGCCTGCGCCTGCCCACCCTCGGCGGCCGGCCCGCGCCCTCCCCGGACCTGCCCGTCGGCGTCACCACCGGCCCGGTCCCACTGGCCGCCTGGCGTGTCCCCGGCCTGCTCTTCGAACCCGCCGAGGCCGCCCAGCTGCTCGGCGGCCTCTACGACCCGCGCTGGGCCGGCGCCACCGCCGAACTGCCCGGCACCGGCCCGGTCGAGGTCGCCTACGGCGCTTCCCTGCGCTGGCTGACCGCCGTCCACGACCTCGCCTGGCGACTGCTCGGCCGGGGCCTGGTGCTGCCCGTGCTCCGGGAGGAGGACGGCGCCGCGTACGCCCGCTGGCAGGCCGCCCCGGACGCCGCCGCCCGCGAGGAGGCCGCCGCCCTCGCGGCCGGCTGCCCGCCGGTCTGCCGCGCCGAGGACCTCCCCGGGGGCGAACCCGGCGGCCGCGCCCTGCTCGACGCCCTGCTCGACACCCTGGTCGACCAGGAGGCCAGAGCCGCCCTCGCGGACACCGGCCCGCCCGCGGGCGAGGGGCCCACCGAGCAGTGGCTGGCCGCCCTCGCCACCACCGACGGACGCCTCGACACCGCCCCGGCCGGACTGCGCGAACGGCTCGCCGCCTGGTACGGCGAGCGCCCCGAGCACCGCCCGCTGCGGCTGTGCCTGCGCCTGTCCGAACCGCTCGGCCCCGCCGACGACGACCCCGACGGCCTGCCCGCGCTCGACGGCTGGCGACTCGACTTCCTGCTCCAACCGGTCGAACGCCCCTCCCTGGTGGTCACCGCCGCCGACCTGTGGACCAGCGGCCCGGCCGCCGCCGCGCTCACCGCCGCGCTCGCCGACCCCGCGCCGGCCACGGGCGGCGCGGCCGGCACCCCGGCGGCCGACCCCGCGGAGCTCTACCGCGCCGAACTCGAACGCGCCGCCCTGCACCGCCCCGAACTGCGGCCCGCCCTGCGCTCCTCCCGGCCGACCGGCCTCGACCTCGACCGCGCCGGAGCCCTCGACTTCCTGCGCGAGGCCGCCCCCGTCCTCGCCGACGCGGGCTTCGGCGTCCTGCTGCCCGCCTGGTGGCAGCGCCGCCCCCGGCTCGGCCTGCTGCTCACCGCCCGAACGCCGACACCCGGAGCCGTCCAGCACCGGGGAAAGATCGACCGGGACGACGTGCTGGACTTCCGGTGGCAGCTCGCCGTCGGCGAACTCGCCCTCACCCGGCAGGAACTCACCGAACTCGCGGCCGCCCAGCAGGGTCTGGTCCGACTCCGTGGCCAGTGGGTGGAGGTCGACGCCGGACAGATCGCCGCCGCCCTGGACTTCCTCACCCGCCACGGCGCCGGCGTCATCGACACCGCCGAACTGCTGCGCCTCGCCCTCGCCGACGCCACCCCGGTGCCCGGGCTGCCGGTGACCGCCGTGCACGCCGACGGCCCGATCGGCGACCTGCTGGCCGGGAAGGCGGCCGTCGCCGCCCCCGCGCCCGCGCTGCCCGCCGACTTCACCGCCGTCCTGCGCCCCTACCAGGAACGCGGACTGGCCTGGCTGGACGCCCTCGCCCGGCTCGGCCTCGGCGCCGTGCTCGCCGACGACATGGGCCTCGGCAAGACCGTGCAGACCCTCGCCCTGCTCGCCGTCGAGAAGGCCCGCGGCGCGACCGGTCCGACCCTGCTGGTCTGCCCGATGTCGCTGGTCGGGAACTGGCAGCGGGAGACCGCCCGGTTCGCCCCCGCGCTGCGGGTGCACGTCCACCACGGCGCGGACCGCGAACTGCCCGACACCACCGCCGACCTGGTCGTCACCACCTACGGGCTGGTCCAGCGCGACCTGGCCGCCCTCCGGCGCACCCACTGGCGGCGGATCGTCGCCGACGAGGCCCAGCACATCAAGAACAGCGGTGCCGGTCAGTCCCGGGCGATCCGTTCGCTGCGCTCCGGCCCGCGGATCGCCCTGACCGGTACCCCGGTGGAGAACCGGCTGGCCGAGCTGCACGCCATCCTGGACTTCGCCAACCCCGGCCTGTTCGGCAGCGCGGAGTCGTTCAAGGAGCGGTTCGCGATCCCGGTCGAGCAGTCCGGAAACCTCGACGCCGCCGCCCGGCTCCAGCGCCTCACCGGCCCCTTCGTGCTCCGCCGGCACAAGAGCGACCCGGCGGTGGCCGCGGACCTGCCCGCCAAGCAGGAGTTCACCGTGCGGTGCAGCCTCACCGCCGAACAGGCCGGCCTCTACCAGGCGGTGGTCGCCGACCTGCTGGCCAGGCTCCAGGGCATCCGCGGCGTCGAGCGCAAGGGCGCGGTCCTGGCCGCGATCGGCCGGCTGAAGCAGGTCTGCAACCACCCCGCCCACCTGCTGCGCGACGGCTCGGCGCTGGCCGGTCGCTCGGGCAAGCTGGAGCGGCTGGAGGCGCTGCTCACCGAGGCCCTCGCCGAGGGGGACCGGGCGCTGGTCTTCACCCAGTACGCCGAGTTCGGCGCCCGGCTGCAGCCCTACCTGGCGGGCCGGCTCGGCCGGGAGGTGCTGTACCTGCACGGCGGCGTCCCCAAGCGGCAGCGCGACGAGCTGGTCGCCCGCTTCCAGTCGCCCGACGGCCCGCCGGTGTTCCTGCTCTCCCTCAAGGCGGGCGGCACCGGGCTCAACCTCACCGCCGCCAACCAGGTGATCCACCTGGACCGCTGGTGGAACCCCGCCGTCGAGGACCAGGCCACCGACCGGGCGTTCCGGATCGGGCAGCACCGCGACGTCCAGGTCCGCCGGCTGGTCTGCGTCGGCACGGTCGAGGAACGGATCGCCGAACTCATCGAGACCAAGCGGACCCTGGCCCGTACGGTGGTCGGCGAGGGCGAGCAGTGGCTGACCGAACTCCCCGCCGAGCAGCTGCGCGACCTGCTGACCCTGTCGGCCGACGCGATCGGAGAGTGA
- a CDS encoding DinB family protein: MPTLVNAETDEREALLSFLAAQRGGLRRAVHGLTEEQAASTPSVSALSLTVLIKHAARCERFWIADNLMGLGTDNARDENNWADEYRLAEGETLAAWLETYEQVAAETEKAVRSLPDLEVDFPLPVAPWFPPNSRRTARWVLLHLIQEGARHAGHADIIRETIDGKTAFELVDETSAA, encoded by the coding sequence ATGCCCACCCTGGTGAACGCCGAGACCGACGAGCGCGAGGCCCTGCTCTCCTTCCTGGCCGCCCAGCGCGGCGGGCTGCGCCGCGCGGTGCACGGCCTGACCGAGGAGCAGGCGGCGAGCACCCCGTCCGTCAGCGCCCTCTCGCTGACCGTGCTGATCAAGCACGCGGCGCGCTGCGAGCGGTTCTGGATCGCCGACAACCTGATGGGGCTGGGCACCGACAACGCCCGCGACGAGAACAACTGGGCGGACGAGTACCGACTGGCCGAGGGCGAGACGCTGGCGGCCTGGCTGGAGACGTACGAGCAGGTCGCGGCGGAGACCGAGAAGGCCGTCCGGTCGCTGCCCGACCTGGAGGTGGACTTCCCGCTGCCGGTCGCGCCCTGGTTCCCGCCGAACAGCCGCCGCACGGCCCGCTGGGTGCTGCTGCACCTGATCCAGGAGGGCGCCCGGCATGCCGGCCACGCGGACATCATCCGCGAGACGATCGACGGGAAGACCGCTTTCGAGCTGGTCGACGAGACCTCCGCGGCCTGA
- a CDS encoding YceI family protein — translation MGIFNRRNDSAVAVAEAPAGPDLAHLTGDYSIDPTHSRIGFAVRHAMVTNVRGEFTEYEGKLHLDGTHPANSTAELVIKVASVNTNQAQRDEHLRTGDFFAAETYPEITFRSTAAEMVDADTYRMHGDLTIKDTTRPVVLDLDFTGSATDVYGADRVGFEGGTTVDRTSWGLTYNAALETGGVLIGEKVKLTLDISAVKAA, via the coding sequence ATGGGCATCTTCAACCGCAGGAACGACTCCGCCGTCGCCGTCGCCGAGGCCCCCGCCGGCCCGGACCTGGCGCACCTGACCGGCGACTACAGCATCGACCCGACGCACAGCCGGATCGGCTTCGCCGTCCGCCACGCGATGGTGACCAACGTCCGCGGCGAGTTCACCGAGTACGAGGGCAAGCTGCACCTCGACGGCACGCACCCCGCCAACTCGACCGCCGAGCTGGTGATCAAGGTCGCCTCGGTCAACACCAACCAGGCCCAGCGCGACGAGCACCTGCGGACCGGCGACTTCTTCGCCGCCGAGACCTACCCGGAGATCACGTTCCGCTCCACGGCCGCCGAGATGGTCGACGCCGACACGTACCGGATGCACGGCGACCTGACCATCAAGGACACCACCCGCCCGGTCGTGCTCGACCTCGACTTCACCGGCTCCGCGACCGACGTCTACGGCGCCGACCGGGTCGGCTTCGAGGGCGGCACCACCGTGGACCGCACCTCCTGGGGCCTGACCTACAACGCGGCCCTGGAGACCGGCGGCGTGCTGATCGGCGAGAAGGTCAAGCTGACGCTGGACATCTCCGCCGTGAAGGCGGCCTGA
- a CDS encoding alpha/beta fold hydrolase, with protein sequence MAIFSSHDGTRLWYDTLGSGPALVALPGGPGMDAGYLGDLGGLDAQRTLVLLHPRATGRSETPADRAGCSFAEQARDVEALRRHLGLDALDLLGHSAGSLTAQRYAADHPDRVGRLVLVTPVGRAAREPDEEELAALRAARADEPWYPDAAAAEAELRLGGGDPAELARRITPFFWGRWTERTRRAALAPGLAPAPPWLREAFYASAGAPRPVGMPVLVVAGGRDGLIGTAPARLVAACHPRARLEVMAESGHRPWVEEPEEFRSIVAGFLDRPL encoded by the coding sequence ATGGCGATCTTCAGCTCCCACGACGGCACCCGGCTCTGGTACGACACCCTCGGCAGCGGCCCCGCACTGGTCGCCCTGCCCGGTGGCCCGGGCATGGACGCCGGGTACCTCGGCGACCTCGGCGGGCTGGACGCGCAGCGGACCCTGGTCCTGCTCCACCCCCGCGCCACCGGGCGCTCCGAGACGCCTGCCGACCGGGCGGGCTGCTCGTTCGCCGAGCAGGCCCGGGACGTCGAGGCGCTGCGCCGGCACCTCGGCCTCGACGCGCTGGACCTGCTGGGCCACTCGGCGGGCTCACTGACCGCGCAGCGGTACGCCGCCGACCACCCCGACCGGGTCGGGCGGCTGGTCCTGGTCACCCCCGTCGGGCGCGCCGCGCGGGAGCCGGACGAGGAGGAGCTCGCGGCCCTGCGGGCGGCCCGGGCGGACGAGCCCTGGTACCCGGACGCGGCGGCCGCCGAGGCCGAACTGCGGCTCGGCGGGGGCGATCCGGCGGAGCTGGCCCGGCGGATCACCCCGTTCTTCTGGGGCCGGTGGACCGAGCGGACCAGGCGGGCGGCGCTCGCTCCCGGCCTCGCGCCCGCACCGCCGTGGCTGCGCGAGGCGTTCTACGCGAGCGCCGGCGCCCCGCGTCCGGTCGGGATGCCGGTGCTGGTCGTAGCGGGCGGTCGGGACGGGCTGATCGGGACGGCGCCGGCCCGGCTGGTCGCGGCATGCCATCCGCGAGCCCGGCTCGAGGTGATGGCGGAGTCGGGCCACCGCCCGTGGGTGGAGGAGCCGGAGGAGTTCCGGTCGATCGTCGCGGGGTTCCTCGACCGACCGCTGTGA
- a CDS encoding cupin domain-containing protein yields MNEPIDLRTALASFDALWSPRIATRVNDYDVRIAKVAGEHIWHVHTDTDEFFLVLDGELRIGLREAAGEREVVLPTGSVFVVPRGVEHRPSSAGGASILMFEPTGTPTVGDRHDPVPGHVDATTGHPLG; encoded by the coding sequence ATGAACGAACCGATCGACCTGCGGACCGCACTCGCCTCCTTCGACGCCCTGTGGAGCCCGCGCATCGCCACCCGGGTGAACGACTACGACGTCCGGATCGCGAAGGTGGCGGGCGAGCACATCTGGCACGTCCACACCGACACCGACGAGTTCTTCCTGGTCCTGGACGGCGAGCTGCGGATCGGCCTGCGCGAGGCGGCCGGCGAGCGGGAGGTGGTGCTGCCCACGGGGTCGGTGTTCGTGGTCCCGCGCGGGGTGGAGCACCGGCCGTCGTCGGCCGGCGGCGCCTCGATCCTGATGTTCGAGCCGACCGGCACCCCGACGGTCGGGGACCGCCACGACCCGGTGCCCGGCCACGTCGACGCGACCACCGGCCACCCGCTGGGCTGA
- a CDS encoding thiol-disulfide oxidoreductase DCC family protein, whose translation MSGPITGSPITALPPVRRLTVLHDPNCGLCRHLTRWLRTQRQLVPLEFVRVATEEARARYPGLDHDASLGEITVVGDTGEVWRGAPAFVACLWALAGHRALAQRLGTPAGLPLARAAAYAASQYRAATGAGRAVPGVQGSSGTARPGGTGIDCDSGTCALPG comes from the coding sequence ATGAGCGGCCCGATCACGGGCAGCCCGATCACGGCGCTGCCGCCCGTACGGCGGCTGACCGTCCTGCACGACCCGAACTGCGGGCTCTGCCGCCACCTGACCAGATGGCTGCGCACCCAGCGCCAGCTGGTGCCGCTGGAGTTCGTCCGGGTCGCCACCGAGGAGGCCCGGGCCCGCTACCCCGGGCTCGACCACGACGCCTCGCTCGGCGAGATCACCGTGGTCGGCGACACCGGGGAGGTCTGGCGCGGGGCACCCGCCTTCGTCGCCTGCCTCTGGGCCCTCGCCGGCCACCGGGCGCTCGCCCAGCGCCTCGGCACCCCGGCCGGCCTCCCGCTGGCCAGGGCCGCGGCCTACGCCGCCAGCCAGTACCGCGCGGCCACGGGGGCCGGCCGGGCCGTACCGGGTGTACAGGGGTCATCCGGTACGGCCCGGCCCGGCGGGACGGGGATCGATTGCGACTCGGGGACCTGTGCCCTGCCGGGCTAG
- a CDS encoding LysR family transcriptional regulator gives MPRDLHPRLLRGFVATAETLHFGRAAERLHLAQQALSRDIRSLERTLGDALFHRSTRSVELTDAGRSLLPKARRLLALHDEILTAADTRPLLIDVNSEPAGPDQAEGRVLEAARRALPEQELLARFHGGLAAAARDLVDHRLDVSFGRFAGLPAVLRAQLAHVPVRLERMAVILPEDHPLAALAEVPLRALTGHPVDICAGNPATSEWTDLGRRLLDAHGLVAAPGRAPAVGLREFGRYLARHREPVLSTTGGPQIPGGVTRPLVEPVPLSLLGLVHRPDLRHPGLAALCAAVAELGAGEGWLHRPPGSWLPAEDAALLPG, from the coding sequence ATGCCCCGTGACCTGCACCCCCGCCTGCTGCGCGGCTTCGTCGCGACCGCCGAGACGCTGCACTTCGGCCGGGCCGCCGAGCGACTGCACCTCGCCCAGCAGGCGCTCAGCCGGGACATCCGGAGTCTCGAACGGACGCTCGGGGACGCGCTCTTCCACCGTTCCACCCGCAGCGTCGAGCTGACCGACGCGGGGCGGTCGCTGCTGCCCAAGGCCCGGCGGCTGCTGGCCCTGCACGACGAGATCCTGACCGCTGCGGACACCCGGCCGCTGCTGATCGACGTCAACAGCGAACCGGCCGGCCCCGACCAGGCCGAGGGGCGGGTGCTCGAAGCGGCCCGCCGGGCGCTGCCCGAGCAGGAGCTGCTGGCCCGGTTCCACGGCGGGCTGGCGGCCGCGGCGCGGGATCTGGTGGATCATCGACTGGACGTCTCGTTCGGCCGGTTCGCCGGGCTTCCGGCCGTGCTGCGCGCCCAACTCGCGCATGTGCCCGTCCGGTTGGAACGGATGGCGGTGATCCTGCCGGAGGACCATCCGCTCGCCGCGCTGGCGGAGGTGCCGCTGCGTGCGCTGACGGGCCACCCGGTGGACATCTGCGCGGGCAACCCGGCGACCAGCGAGTGGACCGATCTCGGCCGCCGGCTCCTGGACGCGCACGGCCTGGTGGCCGCACCCGGGCGGGCGCCCGCGGTCGGCCTCCGGGAGTTCGGCCGCTACCTGGCCCGGCACCGCGAACCGGTGCTCTCCACCACCGGCGGCCCGCAGATCCCGGGCGGGGTCACCCGTCCGCTGGTCGAGCCGGTGCCGCTGAGCCTGCTGGGCCTGGTGCACCGGCCGGACCTGCGGCATCCGGGGCTGGCCGCGCTGTGTGCGGCGGTCGCCGAACTCGGTGCCGGGGAAGGCTGGTTGCATCGCCCGCCGGGCAGCTGGCTGCCGGCCGAGGACGCCGCCCTGCTGCCGGGCTGA
- a CDS encoding phosphotransferase, producing MTSPRSTRNRHAPVSGSPRPELWCRAVELIRRESPAHRGCLLHRDFHPGDVLFAGPAGRPRITGVVDVGAPVLAAAGRTGFSPRRGAGGRPVARTRPDRPCRPPADRPTGGVSAAAPRPV from the coding sequence CTGACGAGCCCGCGGTCGACCCGGAACCGGCACGCACCGGTGAGCGGGTCACCGCGGCCGGAACTCTGGTGCCGCGCCGTGGAGTTGATCCGCCGCGAATCCCCCGCGCACCGGGGCTGCCTCCTGCACCGGGACTTCCATCCTGGCGACGTGCTGTTCGCCGGACCAGCCGGACGGCCGCGGATCACCGGGGTGGTCGACGTCGGCGCACCTGTACTGGCGGCTGCTGGACGCACCGGCTTTAGCCCCCGACGCGGAGCAGGTGGCCGTCCCGTGGCGCGAACCCGGCCGGACCGGCCTTGCCGGCCCCCTGCTGACCGGCCGACTGGAGGAGTATCTGCGGCTGCTCCTCGACCGGTATGA
- a CDS encoding macro domain-containing protein yields MDTSITYLRGDATAPQAKGPKVIAHVCNDLGGWGKGFVLALSRRWPEPEAAYRRWHRERAGNDFGLGAVQLVQVGPALWVANMVGQRGIRTGRSTGVPVRYEAIDAALGRLGPQAARLGASVHMPRIGCGLAGGRWERVEPLVRARLTEQGVPVTVYDH; encoded by the coding sequence ATGGACACGTCGATCACGTACCTGCGCGGTGACGCCACCGCGCCGCAGGCGAAGGGCCCCAAGGTGATCGCGCACGTCTGCAACGATCTCGGCGGCTGGGGCAAGGGCTTCGTGCTCGCGCTGTCCAGGCGCTGGCCGGAGCCGGAGGCGGCGTACCGTCGCTGGCACCGCGAGCGCGCCGGGAACGACTTCGGCCTGGGCGCGGTGCAACTGGTCCAGGTCGGTCCCGCCCTGTGGGTGGCGAACATGGTCGGCCAGCGCGGGATCAGGACCGGCCGCTCGACGGGGGTCCCGGTCCGCTACGAGGCGATCGATGCGGCGCTGGGCCGGCTCGGCCCGCAGGCCGCACGGCTGGGTGCGTCCGTCCACATGCCGCGGATCGGCTGCGGGCTGGCCGGCGGGCGCTGGGAGCGGGTGGAGCCGCTGGTCCGGGCCCGGCTGACCGAGCAGGGCGTGCCGGTCACGGTGTACGACCACTGA